The Tripterygium wilfordii isolate XIE 37 chromosome 23, ASM1340144v1, whole genome shotgun sequence genomic sequence TGgtgatttgaattttctttcttattgtAGTTCATTGGCAACTTCCAAGAGACATCTGGCATAAAGACGGGATGGGGTGCTGGTGAGTTCTCTTTGGTTAGGTTTCTATTTCTTATACTTATCTTCTTAATAGAAAACTAGCTGTTATGCACTTATGCATCAAAATGATAGACATTATCTttctacaaagtacaaacaagCACCTTTAGGTAAAATTTGCAGAAAAGCATATGAAACACATGTTGGAAACAAGATTTCAAATGCTGCTATCTATTGGTCACATTTTCATATGCTTTTTGAAATTATCTCTTTAGTTCTATGCATCTTGGCATTCAGTGGCCAAACTTCATCAATCATGGTGTTGCTGTTGTTGGTTATTTCTGTGggtcttgtttttatttgtttttccttttatgtGTCTGAACTCTGAAGCATGCTCTTATTTGTCTGTTTTGGAAAATTGTAAAATGCTTGTGGAATGTTAAGAATTAATAATTCCTCTCAGTGCCACTGTGTATATGTCAATCTGGTTTCTGCATATGTTACTTGATGGAGAACTCTAATGAAGGAGGCTTCCATCCTTCTTGTGTTTGCAGTTATACTAGCTGAAGCAATCGCTCTAATTGCCGCGAGCACTGTCCATCGCGTTTGTATCACAACCTGGTAACACATGCAATTTGTACAcctattttcttttatctttaaaatttcAGTGTGTCCATGCTAATGCATGCTTTTGAGAAAATGTTTATATCATTTCAATTCGTTGACTGCCTCTCTGGTAGGGACTCTTGCCAACGTGGGGTTTCGGACGGTGGCAGGACCATTTCCTGACCAGTACTCTATATATACCTTTTACGATTAAGAAATTTCACCAGATTTATGGAGAATAGGAAATGGGAATGGGATTTCTACATCAAAATTGTGTAGTGATGATAGAGATAATTTATCCCTGATTGGAGATGAGGGCAAGGGGTGCCGGGGATGGAATTTTATAGGCGGTGTAGAAGAATGTGATCACTTCTTGAAACTGCCCCTTTTATAATTTAATAGAGTCATGGCAAGAGattgtttttatatatttcGAACTGGGATGGAGTAACTGATGTGGAAATGTATTGTTTGACTGCCAAATCGTATTGCTAGTTATGATTGTTTTGGTATTGATCTCTTTtataacatgcatactaattcttcacttttttttgtgtttacttATGCAGTTTCTTGTTCTCTGCTGGACTACTGTATGAGGTCAACAAGCTCTCAGGAGTAATGCTTTCTAAAAGTGAATCTAAAGCAAGAAGGCTCTAAGAAGGTGTCATGCCCTAATTAAGTAGAGTGGTTAATCGTTCATCTTGGCATTCATCTAtgctttgatttatttttttttattttgcaatgCATCATGTCTGTAACTTTGTGAACCTTGAAAATGGCCAACGTAGAGTTTTTGGATTAAGAAAATTCTGACAATAAAATATTGCTGATAACGAATAGTCTATGTTCTAGTTGTT encodes the following:
- the LOC119993620 gene encoding keratinocyte-associated protein 2-like codes for the protein MAGSGSSMLYSFLLFIVILSLQEMYRGKLASTELFTILGGFISSLLFLVSLTFIGNFQETSGIKTGWGAVILAEAIALIAASTVHRVCITTCFLFSAGLLYEVNKLSGVMLSKSESKARRL